AACTTTTTAAAATCAATTTGAAACATCTTCCCCGGATCATCAATTCTTCCGATCAGGTGGATGGTCTGACAAAGGAAGCCGCAGAATTCTTAGGATTGAAAGAAGGGACCGCAGTATTCGGAGGAGGAGGAGACGCATCACTCATCGGTGTGGGAGCCGGGGCGGTTTTGGAAGGAGATACTCATATTTATGCAGGTACTTCCGGCTGGGTGTCCACAGTCACCAAACAAAGAAAAGTTGATGTTGATTCCAGAATTGCCTCCATAGTGGGAGCAAGATCCGGATTTTATAATTATTTCGGAGAGCAGGAGACTTCCGGGAAATGTTTACAATGGGTAAGAGACCACCTTGCATTGGATGAAATCGATTTGTATCTGGAGAAGAAAAAAATCACCGATGGTCCCGATGCCATCTACGAAAGTCTTTTCGAATATATGTTTGATTCCATCAAAGATACCGAACCGGGATCGGAAGGATTGATCTTTACTCCCTGGTTGCACGGAAATCGTTGTCCGTTTGAAGATTCGAACGCACGCGGTATGTTCTTCAATATCGGTTTAAATACAGGAAAAAGACTTCTCATTCGTTCCGTTGTAGAAGGAATTCTATTTCATAAAAAATGGATTTTGGAACTTTCGGAAAATAAGGTAAGTAGTTCGCAAACCATCCGTTTTGTGGGAGGAGTTGCGAGATCTTCTTTTATTTGCCAGACTCTTGCTGACATCACAGGAAGGAAAGTGGAAAGGGTGCATCAACCGGAAAACGTAGGTGCTATGGGGGCTGCCGCTCTGGTTGCTTTGGGCTTAGGAAAGATTAAAAATTTTGAAGGCTTAAAAGAAATGATTCCTGTAAAGGATGAATGGATTCCCAATCCGAATGTGAAAGATATCTATGAAAAGAATTTTAAAGTTTTTAAAAGATTGTACAAGTTGAACAGGAAAAACTTTTCGGAACTAAACAAATTTACCGATTAAAATTTCCATTCTCCTTCTTAACGTTTTTACTGTTGGTACATCCGCACTCATTCCGTCCATTGCCAAAAAGA
The nucleotide sequence above comes from Leptospira kobayashii. Encoded proteins:
- a CDS encoding xylulokinase encodes the protein MSHNIYILSYDVGTTGVKTCLFLLGERLELTHASLSEYPIHLLENGGAEQDPDDWWKALQTTTREILKETGISPESIQGISFCSQMQGLVLVDSHFNPVRRAMSYMDARATEEIRKGLGHGLKIEGINAFKLLLSLWITGAVAGSVKDPIWKYKWVEKNEPNLFSKVRWWLDVKEFLIAKCTNQAVMTRDTAFTTFLYDSRKGKGNWSRLLTKLFKINLKHLPRIINSSDQVDGLTKEAAEFLGLKEGTAVFGGGGDASLIGVGAGAVLEGDTHIYAGTSGWVSTVTKQRKVDVDSRIASIVGARSGFYNYFGEQETSGKCLQWVRDHLALDEIDLYLEKKKITDGPDAIYESLFEYMFDSIKDTEPGSEGLIFTPWLHGNRCPFEDSNARGMFFNIGLNTGKRLLIRSVVEGILFHKKWILELSENKVSSSQTIRFVGGVARSSFICQTLADITGRKVERVHQPENVGAMGAAALVALGLGKIKNFEGLKEMIPVKDEWIPNPNVKDIYEKNFKVFKRLYKLNRKNFSELNKFTD